The Collimonas fungivorans Ter331 genome has a segment encoding these proteins:
- the xdhC gene encoding xanthine dehydrogenase accessory protein XdhC: MSNWLDALTTLITQPSQTTTAILVTVAQVEGSGPREPGAKMVVTAVGQFDTIGGGHLELQAVRIAREMLDEGLSLSRERRLQRFSLGPSLGQCCGGVVHLAFERVTPASADYFSFLQRRLREAEDSWRLVALDDAAPPALCDGDGERLHGPGRLPTLPSLSTPSVNALGACLVLRDDNGKRWLLDACLAPRPQLFLFGAGHVGAAIVKALGDLPCRVVWIDEREEMFPDELPANVRVEATDTPEAVVDSAPAGSSFLVMTHNHALDQRLSAQILQRDDVAWFGLIGSKSKRMQFEHRLHERGISLERLADMVCPIGIAGIVGKEPAVIAASVTAQLLQVWEQIARQQQTAAPHLRPQLLSTI; the protein is encoded by the coding sequence CGGGTCCACGCGAGCCCGGCGCCAAGATGGTGGTGACCGCGGTTGGGCAGTTCGACACCATAGGCGGCGGCCACCTGGAATTGCAGGCGGTCAGGATCGCCCGCGAAATGCTGGACGAAGGCCTGTCGCTGAGCCGCGAGCGCCGCTTGCAGCGGTTTTCTTTAGGACCGTCGCTGGGCCAATGCTGCGGCGGCGTCGTCCATCTGGCGTTTGAACGGGTAACGCCCGCCTCGGCCGATTATTTCAGTTTCCTGCAACGCCGCTTGCGCGAAGCAGAAGACAGCTGGCGCCTGGTGGCCCTGGACGATGCCGCGCCGCCGGCCTTGTGCGACGGCGACGGCGAACGCCTGCACGGGCCGGGACGCTTGCCAACCCTGCCGTCCTTGTCGACGCCTTCGGTCAATGCTCTCGGCGCCTGCCTGGTCTTGCGCGACGATAACGGCAAGCGCTGGCTGCTCGATGCCTGCCTGGCGCCTCGCCCGCAATTGTTCCTGTTCGGCGCCGGCCATGTTGGCGCGGCCATCGTCAAGGCGCTTGGCGACTTGCCGTGCCGGGTAGTGTGGATCGACGAGCGCGAAGAAATGTTTCCCGACGAGTTGCCGGCCAACGTCCGGGTGGAAGCAACCGATACGCCGGAAGCCGTGGTGGACAGCGCCCCGGCCGGCTCCAGCTTCCTGGTCATGACGCATAATCACGCGCTCGACCAGCGGTTGTCGGCGCAGATCCTGCAGCGCGACGACGTAGCCTGGTTCGGCCTGATCGGTTCGAAAAGCAAACGCATGCAGTTCGAGCATCGCTTGCACGAGCGCGGCATCTCTCTGGAGCGGCTGGCCGACATGGTCTGCCCGATCGGCATTGCGGGCATCGTCGGCAAGGAGCCGGCGGTCATCGCCGCCTCGGTCACCGCGCAGCTGCTGCAGGTCTGGGAACAGATCGCCAGGCAGCAGCAGACAGCGGCGCCGCATCTGCGGCCGCAGCTGCTCAGCACAATCTAA
- the guaD gene encoding guanine deaminase — protein sequence MAAISFSNLDQSALQAYRASVLHFHADPAHHADAYAWHEDGLLLVADGKVVAAGDYQKLSVQLRAELKSELKIQDYRGKIIMPGFIDTHLHYPQTDMIASPAPGLLPWLEKYTFPTERKFGNPAHAKDVATFFIDELLRCGTTTAMVYCTVNPVSVDAFFSASEARNLRMVTGKVLMDRNCPEFLQDTAEGGIRDSEELLKKWHKRGRQLYAITPRFAPTSSNAQLQLAGELAQAYPDAYLQTHAAENIDEVAWVKSLFPESRSYMDVYDKYGMLRPRSMYGHCVWLDNHDRQRMAETQSAIAICPTSNLFLGSGLFDFKGADAAAVPLSLATDVGGGTSFSMLQTMNEAYKVARMATTYLPAMRMFYLATLGGARSMQLEGTIGNFVAGAEADFIVLDPQATPLLARRSERTESLEELLFALALLGDDRAIAATYAAGKLVHSRA from the coding sequence ATGGCAGCCATCAGTTTCAGTAACCTCGACCAGTCCGCATTGCAGGCATACCGCGCCAGCGTTCTCCATTTCCACGCTGACCCGGCGCATCATGCCGACGCTTATGCATGGCACGAAGACGGTTTGCTGCTGGTCGCCGACGGCAAGGTAGTGGCGGCCGGCGATTATCAGAAGTTGTCGGTGCAATTACGCGCCGAGCTGAAAAGCGAACTGAAGATCCAGGACTACCGCGGCAAGATCATCATGCCCGGTTTCATCGATACCCATCTGCACTATCCGCAAACCGACATGATCGCCTCGCCGGCGCCAGGGCTGTTGCCATGGCTGGAAAAATATACTTTTCCGACCGAACGCAAGTTCGGCAATCCGGCCCACGCCAAGGATGTCGCCACCTTCTTCATCGACGAGCTGCTGCGTTGCGGCACCACTACGGCGATGGTGTATTGCACTGTCAATCCAGTCTCGGTGGACGCTTTCTTCAGCGCCAGCGAAGCGCGCAACCTGCGCATGGTGACCGGCAAGGTGCTGATGGACAGGAATTGCCCTGAGTTCTTGCAAGACACGGCCGAAGGCGGCATCCGCGACAGCGAAGAACTGCTGAAGAAATGGCACAAGCGCGGCCGCCAGCTGTATGCGATCACACCGCGTTTTGCACCGACCTCCAGCAACGCCCAGCTGCAGCTCGCCGGCGAACTGGCGCAAGCTTATCCGGATGCCTACCTGCAAACCCACGCGGCGGAAAATATCGATGAGGTGGCCTGGGTCAAATCGCTGTTCCCGGAATCGCGCAGCTACATGGATGTCTACGACAAGTACGGCATGCTGCGGCCGCGCTCCATGTACGGCCATTGCGTCTGGCTCGACAACCACGATCGCCAGCGCATGGCCGAGACGCAATCGGCCATCGCGATTTGCCCGACATCGAACCTGTTCCTCGGCAGCGGCCTGTTCGATTTCAAAGGCGCCGACGCGGCGGCAGTGCCCTTGTCGCTGGCGACCGACGTCGGCGGCGGCACCAGTTTCTCCATGCTGCAAACCATGAACGAAGCCTACAAGGTCGCGCGCATGGCGACCACCTACCTGCCGGCGATGCGGATGTTCTACCTGGCGACATTGGGCGGCGCGCGCAGCATGCAGCTGGAAGGCACGATCGGCAATTTCGTCGCCGGCGCCGAAGCTGATTTCATCGTGCTCGATCCGCAAGCCACGCCGCTGCTGGCGCGCCGCAGCGAACGCACCGAGAGCCTGGAAGAACTGTTGTTTGCCTTGGCCTTGCTGGGCGATGACCGGGCAATTGCGGCTACTTATGCGGCCGGCAAGCTGGTGCATAGCCGGGCCTAA